The Caballeronia sp. Lep1P3 genome window below encodes:
- a CDS encoding exonuclease, whose amino-acid sequence MNAIPEIYVSTDVEADGPIPGPHSMLSFASAAFTADKQLIATFSANLETLDGAAPHPVQAAWWKTQPEAWAACRTDLQKPEVALVNYVEWVEALPGKPVFVAYPAGFDFTHMFWYMMRFAERCPFSWSALDIKTLAFAMTGLPYRKAIKPRLPKHWFDELPHTHVALDDAIEQGALFCNMLAELRASQAAAASAESLTEGKTPPAGQ is encoded by the coding sequence ATGAACGCGATTCCCGAAATCTATGTCAGCACCGACGTCGAAGCCGACGGCCCGATTCCCGGCCCGCATTCGATGCTGAGTTTCGCGTCGGCGGCGTTCACTGCCGACAAGCAGTTGATTGCCACGTTCTCCGCGAATCTGGAAACGCTCGACGGCGCGGCGCCGCATCCGGTGCAGGCCGCGTGGTGGAAAACGCAGCCCGAAGCGTGGGCCGCGTGCCGCACCGACTTGCAGAAGCCCGAAGTCGCGCTCGTCAACTACGTCGAATGGGTGGAGGCGCTGCCGGGCAAGCCGGTGTTCGTCGCGTATCCGGCGGGCTTCGACTTCACGCACATGTTCTGGTACATGATGCGCTTTGCCGAACGCTGTCCGTTTTCGTGGTCCGCGCTCGACATCAAGACGCTCGCGTTCGCGATGACCGGCCTGCCGTATCGCAAGGCCATCAAGCCGCGTCTGCCGAAGCACTGGTTCGACGAACTGCCGCACACGCACGTCGCGCTCGACGATGCCATCGAGCAGGGCGCGCTCTTTTGCAACATGCTCGCTGAACTGCGCGCTTCGCAAGCGGCGGCGGCATCGGCGGAAAGTCTTACGGAAGGTAAAACCCCGCCGGCAGGCCAGTGA
- a CDS encoding MBL fold metallo-hydrolase, translating into MKVILVPVTPFQQNCSIVICEATRRAAVVDPGGDIERIIAEVERQGVDVEKILLTHGHLDHCGGAKALADHYGVQIEGPHEEDAFWIDQLPAQTHRFGFANAEAFTSDRWLNDGDAVQFGDESLEVYFCPGHTPGHVVFFSREHRLAFVGDVLFAGSIGRTDFPRGNHAELIRSIREKLWPLGDDVTFVPGHGPASTFGEERRSNPFVRDGVAA; encoded by the coding sequence ATGAAAGTCATTCTCGTTCCCGTGACGCCTTTCCAGCAGAACTGTTCCATCGTCATTTGCGAAGCCACGCGGCGCGCCGCTGTCGTCGATCCTGGCGGCGACATCGAGCGGATCATCGCGGAAGTCGAGCGGCAGGGCGTGGACGTCGAAAAAATTCTGCTCACGCACGGTCATCTCGACCACTGCGGCGGCGCGAAGGCGCTCGCGGATCATTACGGTGTACAGATAGAAGGACCGCACGAGGAAGACGCGTTCTGGATCGATCAACTGCCGGCGCAGACGCACCGCTTCGGGTTCGCAAACGCGGAGGCGTTCACTTCGGATCGCTGGCTGAACGACGGTGACGCCGTTCAGTTCGGCGATGAATCGCTGGAAGTCTATTTCTGTCCGGGCCACACGCCGGGGCATGTGGTGTTCTTCAGCCGCGAGCATCGCCTGGCTTTCGTCGGCGACGTGCTCTTTGCCGGCTCCATCGGTCGCACGGACTTTCCGCGCGGCAATCACGCCGAGCTGATTCGCTCCATCCGCGAAAAGCTCTGGCCGCTCGGCGACGACGTGACCTTCGTTCCCGGTCACGGCCCCGCATCGACGTTTGGCGAGGAGCGCCGGAGCAATCCGTTCGTGCGCGATGGAGTCGCCGCATGA
- a CDS encoding septal ring lytic transglycosylase RlpA family protein encodes MNARIIRHIASLLAVGVLAGCAAPGSGDVASYHQTAPAISTADARSNAPLAFDSKLSAVPTQDANRGQSLSDAEPITAGPDVGSFEQKGKASWYGRLFHGRKTASGEKYNMNAMTAAHRTLPLASWVRVTNESNHKTVVVKINDRGPYVRGRVIDLSYAAASALGMSGAGTQKVKIEGLTQQEARTAREQSQSLADDNVN; translated from the coding sequence ATGAATGCTCGAATCATTCGACATATCGCAAGCCTGCTAGCCGTTGGCGTCCTGGCCGGTTGCGCCGCGCCGGGGTCCGGTGACGTTGCGTCTTATCATCAGACCGCACCTGCTATCAGCACGGCGGATGCCCGCTCGAACGCGCCGCTCGCATTCGACTCGAAGCTGAGCGCCGTGCCGACGCAGGACGCGAATCGCGGTCAGTCGCTGTCGGACGCGGAGCCGATCACCGCCGGGCCGGATGTCGGCAGCTTCGAACAGAAAGGCAAGGCGTCGTGGTACGGCCGCCTCTTCCACGGCCGCAAGACCGCGAGCGGCGAAAAGTACAACATGAACGCGATGACCGCGGCTCACCGCACGCTTCCGCTCGCGTCGTGGGTGCGCGTGACGAACGAGTCGAATCACAAGACGGTCGTCGTGAAGATCAACGACCGCGGTCCTTACGTGCGCGGCCGGGTGATCGACCTGTCGTATGCGGCGGCTTCCGCGCTCGGCATGAGCGGCGCGGGCACGCAGAAGGTGAAGATCGAAGGATTGACGCAGCAGGAAGCGCGTACGGCGCGCGAGCAGTCGCAATCGCTCGCCGACGACAACGTGAACTGA
- the rsmI gene encoding 16S rRNA (cytidine(1402)-2'-O)-methyltransferase has translation MLQISELAEGQHYPTGALYVVATPIGNAADITVRALHVLGLVDRIAAEDTRNTAQLLARYGISKPSIAVHEHNERSAAERVIEHLRSGERVACVSDAGTPGISDPGARLVDAVREAGLPVIPLPGASAVITALSAAGAWASGFTFVGFLPAKAKQRAAQLRALVDHPMALVFYEAPHRIVETARALAEAFGGERQLLIARELTKLHESLHRCTLAEGPSWLEGDANRQRGEFVLVVQGAPEREEAEDAHDALLSTLLEELSVKSAARIAATLTGAPRNALYDRALRLAKRDRDE, from the coding sequence ATGCTTCAGATCTCCGAATTGGCCGAAGGGCAGCACTATCCGACGGGCGCGCTGTATGTCGTCGCAACGCCCATCGGCAATGCCGCCGACATCACCGTGCGCGCGCTGCATGTGCTCGGCCTGGTCGACCGCATCGCCGCCGAAGACACGCGCAACACCGCGCAACTGCTCGCGCGCTATGGCATCTCGAAGCCGTCCATCGCCGTGCACGAACACAACGAGCGCAGCGCGGCCGAGCGCGTGATCGAACATCTGCGAAGCGGCGAGCGCGTCGCGTGCGTGTCGGATGCGGGCACGCCCGGCATTTCGGACCCCGGCGCGCGTCTCGTCGATGCCGTGCGCGAAGCCGGGCTGCCCGTGATCCCGCTGCCCGGCGCGAGCGCGGTCATCACGGCGCTCAGCGCAGCGGGCGCGTGGGCGAGCGGCTTCACGTTCGTCGGCTTCCTGCCGGCGAAGGCGAAACAACGCGCCGCGCAGCTTCGCGCGCTGGTCGATCATCCGATGGCGCTCGTGTTCTACGAGGCGCCGCATCGCATCGTCGAAACCGCGCGCGCGCTCGCCGAGGCGTTCGGCGGCGAACGGCAGCTTCTGATTGCGCGCGAGTTGACGAAGTTACACGAGAGCCTGCACCGCTGCACCCTGGCCGAAGGGCCTAGCTGGCTCGAAGGCGATGCGAACCGTCAGCGCGGCGAGTTCGTGCTCGTCGTGCAGGGCGCGCCCGAGCGCGAGGAAGCGGAGGACGCGCACGACGCGCTGCTCTCTACGTTGCTCGAGGAGTTGTCGGTGAAGAGCGCGGCGCGCATTGCCGCGACGCTGACGGGCGCGCCGCGCAATGCGCTCTATGACCGGGCGCTGCGCCTCGCCAAGCGCGACCGGGACGAATGA
- a CDS encoding YraN family protein has translation MSFCHARRRRFADNFNEALMSKTLGDAFETRALEYLQRQRMRLVARNVRCRGGEIDLVMLDDRGALVFVEVRARASRRFADAAASIGATKRARLVRAAQHYLATWRGALPACRFDVIAFDAGRIRWLPDAFRADDP, from the coding sequence ATGTCATTCTGCCACGCGCGCCGCCGCCGATTTGCCGACAACTTTAACGAGGCGCTCATGTCCAAAACGCTCGGCGACGCTTTCGAAACGCGCGCGCTCGAATATCTGCAGCGGCAACGCATGCGCCTCGTCGCGCGCAACGTGCGCTGTCGCGGCGGCGAGATCGATCTCGTCATGCTCGACGATCGCGGCGCGCTGGTGTTCGTCGAAGTGCGCGCGCGCGCGAGCCGCCGCTTCGCCGATGCAGCCGCGAGCATCGGCGCGACAAAACGCGCGCGGCTCGTTCGCGCGGCGCAGCACTATCTCGCGACCTGGCGCGGCGCGCTGCCGGCGTGCCGTTTCGACGTGATCGCGTTCGACGCGGGCCGCATCCGCTGGCTGCCGGACGCGTTTCGCGCCGACGATCCGTAG
- a CDS encoding phosphoheptose isomerase, whose product MSVERIQQQFRDSAALKLEALDTLAVPIAAAVDTLFSALANGSKILVCGNGGSAAEAQRFAALLIGRFERERPGLPAIALTTDSSILTAIGNDYAFEQIFANQVRALGQAGDVLLAISTSGNSVNVLAAVQEAHEREMIVVALTGQGGGVMAEVLADTDIHISVPSERTARVQEIHLLTIHCLCDGIDAMLLGED is encoded by the coding sequence ATGTCAGTCGAACGCATTCAACAGCAATTCCGCGACAGCGCCGCGCTCAAACTCGAAGCACTCGACACGCTGGCGGTTCCCATCGCGGCGGCCGTCGACACGCTCTTCAGCGCGCTCGCCAACGGCTCCAAGATTCTCGTGTGCGGCAACGGCGGATCGGCGGCGGAAGCGCAGCGCTTCGCGGCGCTGCTCATCGGCCGGTTCGAGCGCGAACGTCCCGGCTTGCCGGCCATCGCGCTCACCACGGATTCGTCGATCCTCACGGCGATCGGCAACGACTATGCGTTCGAGCAGATTTTCGCGAATCAGGTGCGCGCCCTCGGGCAGGCGGGCGACGTGCTGCTTGCCATCAGCACGTCGGGCAATTCGGTGAACGTGCTCGCCGCCGTGCAGGAAGCGCACGAGCGCGAAATGATCGTCGTCGCGCTGACGGGCCAGGGCGGCGGCGTGATGGCCGAAGTGCTCGCGGATACCGACATCCATATCAGCGTGCCGTCCGAGCGGACTGCGCGCGTCCAGGAAATCCATCTGTTGACCATCCATTGCCTGTGCGACGGCATCGACGCGATGCTGCTGGGCGAAGACTGA
- a CDS encoding BON domain-containing protein, whose product MKNTRVKAALANATLTVSLLSGVALTLQGCALAVVGAAAGGTLIATDRRTLGAQTEDREIQVKALSRIKENVPDQSHVNVTVFNRRVLLTGEVPDDASKQRAEAVVRDINNVNSIVNELAVQPASTLSSRANDSYLEGRVKTAMVGEKDLSTNYYKVVCERSIVYLMGLVTQDEGAHGADVAARVPGVEQVVKVYQYIKPEEAKALADAAAAGASAPAATTPAPAEATVGTVPDSSVTSRPLDQQSPAPVTNSVVRPGASSGASSSGASSVK is encoded by the coding sequence ATGAAGAACACACGCGTCAAGGCGGCGCTCGCCAATGCCACGCTGACGGTGAGCCTGTTGTCCGGCGTCGCGCTGACGCTTCAGGGCTGCGCGCTCGCGGTCGTCGGTGCGGCTGCGGGCGGCACGCTGATCGCCACGGATCGCCGCACGCTGGGCGCGCAGACGGAAGACCGCGAGATTCAGGTGAAGGCGCTGTCGCGGATCAAGGAGAACGTGCCCGATCAATCGCACGTCAACGTGACCGTGTTCAACCGGCGCGTGCTTCTGACCGGCGAAGTGCCCGACGACGCGTCCAAGCAACGCGCCGAGGCCGTCGTGCGCGACATCAACAATGTGAACAGCATCGTCAACGAATTGGCGGTGCAGCCGGCGAGCACGCTTTCGTCGCGCGCCAACGACTCGTATCTCGAAGGCCGCGTGAAGACCGCGATGGTCGGCGAGAAGGACTTGTCGACGAACTACTACAAGGTCGTGTGCGAGCGGAGCATCGTCTATCTGATGGGCCTCGTCACGCAGGACGAAGGCGCGCATGGCGCGGACGTGGCGGCGCGCGTGCCGGGCGTCGAACAGGTCGTGAAGGTCTATCAGTACATCAAGCCCGAAGAGGCGAAAGCGCTCGCCGACGCCGCCGCAGCGGGCGCAAGCGCGCCGGCCGCGACGACGCCCGCGCCAGCGGAAGCGACGGTCGGCACGGTGCCGGACTCGTCGGTGACGTCGCGTCCGCTGGATCAGCAGTCGCCCGCGCCGGTCACGAACTCGGTCGTGCGTCCGGGTGCTTCTTCGGGTGCTTCTTCTTCGGGTGCTTCTTCGGTCAAGTAA
- a CDS encoding c-type cytochrome, with protein sequence MFDVKCVAAALCVSLCVSLCATAFAADQPVSPASAIAIARSNACMGCHAVDRKLVGPSFQQVAQKYKGDTAAPSKLAKKVKDGGSGVWGSIPMPSHPGMNDGDIRTVVSWVLAGAPQK encoded by the coding sequence ATGTTCGATGTGAAGTGTGTTGCGGCCGCGTTGTGCGTGTCGTTGTGCGTGTCGTTGTGTGCGACGGCGTTTGCGGCGGATCAGCCGGTTTCGCCGGCGAGTGCAATTGCGATTGCTCGCAGCAACGCGTGCATGGGGTGCCACGCGGTGGATCGCAAGCTCGTGGGACCGTCGTTTCAGCAGGTGGCGCAGAAGTACAAGGGCGATACAGCAGCGCCGTCGAAGCTCGCGAAGAAGGTGAAGGATGGCGGCTCGGGCGTGTGGGGCTCAATTCCGATGCCCTCGCACCCCGGCATGAACGATGGCGATATCAGGACAGTCGTCTCGTGGGTGCTGGCGGGCGCGCCGCAGAAGTGA
- a CDS encoding integrase arm-type DNA-binding domain-containing protein, which produces MPLTDVEIRNARPREKSYRLADGAGMYLEVAPAGGKYWRLKYRFAGKEKRLALGVYPDISAKEARGRRDAARKLLADGIDPGVERKVQKAVGHERAANSFEAVAREWFTRHSPGWAKTHADKIIARLENDVFPWLGSRAIAEIKAPEVLSVLRRVEARGALDTAHRVHQNCGQVFRYAIATGRAERDVGSDLRGALPPARHTHFASVTDPTEVAALLRALDAFQGTFVVQCALRLAPLLFVRPGELRTAEWSQFDLDKGQWRYAVSKTKTEHLVPLAAQALAILHELHALTGARRYVFPGRDVKKPMSGAAVNAALRRMGFDTKTEITGHGFRAMARTILHEQLRFPSEVIEHQLAHKVPDALGTAYNRTKFIDDRVLMMQRWADYLDKLKAGAHGVHIAAAAR; this is translated from the coding sequence ATGCCCCTTACCGACGTTGAGATTCGCAACGCGCGGCCACGCGAGAAATCCTACCGCCTTGCAGACGGTGCCGGCATGTACCTAGAAGTGGCTCCTGCTGGAGGGAAGTACTGGCGACTTAAGTACCGCTTTGCCGGGAAAGAAAAGCGACTGGCGCTTGGGGTCTATCCAGATATCAGTGCCAAAGAGGCACGCGGCCGGCGAGACGCGGCTCGAAAGCTCCTGGCCGACGGCATTGACCCTGGCGTCGAGCGCAAGGTTCAGAAAGCCGTTGGTCACGAACGTGCTGCAAACAGTTTCGAGGCTGTGGCTCGCGAATGGTTTACCCGACATTCGCCGGGCTGGGCAAAAACCCACGCCGATAAAATAATCGCTCGCCTTGAGAATGACGTATTTCCTTGGCTTGGAAGCAGAGCGATCGCAGAGATCAAGGCACCGGAAGTCTTGTCGGTCTTGCGAAGAGTTGAAGCGCGCGGTGCCCTCGATACCGCACATCGTGTTCATCAAAACTGCGGCCAAGTGTTTCGATACGCCATAGCGACGGGGCGTGCCGAGCGCGACGTAGGCAGCGATTTGCGGGGCGCACTGCCACCAGCAAGGCATACGCACTTCGCGTCCGTTACAGACCCCACAGAGGTTGCTGCACTTCTGCGAGCACTTGACGCCTTCCAGGGAACATTCGTCGTTCAGTGTGCGTTACGCTTGGCGCCTTTGTTGTTTGTGCGGCCGGGGGAACTGCGCACAGCGGAGTGGTCGCAGTTCGATCTCGACAAGGGGCAGTGGCGCTATGCGGTCTCCAAGACCAAAACGGAACACCTTGTGCCGCTTGCCGCTCAGGCTTTGGCAATCTTGCATGAACTGCATGCGCTTACCGGCGCACGGAGATACGTTTTTCCAGGACGGGACGTCAAGAAGCCAATGAGTGGTGCGGCAGTCAACGCGGCCCTGAGGCGGATGGGCTTCGATACCAAAACCGAAATTACCGGACATGGCTTTCGGGCGATGGCGCGCACAATACTTCACGAGCAGCTGCGCTTTCCAAGTGAGGTGATTGAGCATCAGTTGGCGCACAAGGTGCCCGATGCGCTCGGCACAGCCTATAACCGCACGAAGTTTATCGATGACCGAGTATTGATGATGCAGAGGTGGGCCGACTATTTGGATAAGCTCAAGGCCGGGGCGCACGGGGTTCATATTGCAGCAGCGGCTCGCTAA
- a CDS encoding AlpA family transcriptional regulator: MTKQLQDTVLRQPNSPGRSGSADATSMARQLDKALRILRMKQLIECTNLSRATLYVLMATDPTFPRKIKLTARSVGFLESEVDAWIVARALLRSAV, encoded by the coding sequence ATGACCAAGCAACTGCAGGACACCGTTCTGCGCCAACCCAATTCCCCGGGCCGCAGCGGGTCGGCCGACGCCACCTCGATGGCTCGTCAACTCGACAAGGCACTGCGTATCCTGCGTATGAAGCAGTTGATCGAATGCACGAATCTCTCACGCGCGACCCTGTACGTCCTCATGGCGACTGACCCGACGTTCCCTCGCAAGATCAAGCTCACGGCGCGGTCTGTCGGCTTTTTGGAATCGGAAGTTGATGCCTGGATCGTCGCGCGCGCTTTACTGCGCAGCGCGGTTTGA
- a CDS encoding YfjI family protein — protein sequence MNFESTPPPYPFGAFYLIVKEAMEEVWKNTQAPDALIGMEFLTDMAVPVQGLYDVRLPTGQVRPLSLNLLVVAESGERKTGVHNLVAKPLYTFDAGRIKKYETDVHKYELENRIWKSVDAGLRHQITKLTQEGQPIEDLCRQLSELAANKLVKPRARRIMRQNATERAIMDALEGDGESIAFVSDEGEIIIRGGALNQMGTLNKAWDGAAMLMLDRCDGVSVVVCNPRVTVSYMVQHQLLKKLLDRRGDVMRGSGHWARYLIGYPASTQGTRYTHHLNMEWRHLPKFHERMRELLDEFGRRVDAGAIERSTLEFCDDAVPRWIEMTNYTESMLQPWGYLHDMKDFASKALEIAARVAALLHVFSKQEGKISVDTLNRAIQIVEWHLHEFKRIFSPTIVPQEHRDAQVLEHYLLVNYWCHKYNFAQKNLVLKNGPIRPASRLDAALECLIAMGRVWIGVGSKRERYINLNRGYFGSLGAALAY from the coding sequence ATGAACTTTGAATCTACACCGCCCCCATACCCGTTTGGTGCCTTTTATCTCATTGTCAAAGAGGCGATGGAAGAAGTCTGGAAAAACACCCAGGCTCCAGATGCTCTGATAGGGATGGAGTTTCTGACCGACATGGCCGTGCCGGTGCAAGGTCTTTACGATGTGCGTTTGCCGACCGGTCAGGTGCGTCCGCTTTCGCTGAATTTACTTGTCGTGGCGGAGTCGGGCGAGCGCAAGACGGGCGTTCACAATCTGGTGGCAAAGCCGCTCTATACCTTCGATGCCGGGCGCATCAAAAAGTACGAGACAGATGTCCATAAGTACGAGTTGGAGAATCGCATTTGGAAGTCAGTCGATGCCGGATTGCGCCATCAGATCACAAAGTTGACGCAAGAGGGGCAACCGATTGAAGATCTGTGCCGCCAATTGTCCGAACTCGCGGCGAACAAGCTAGTGAAACCGCGCGCGCGACGCATCATGCGCCAGAACGCAACCGAACGCGCGATCATGGACGCACTCGAAGGCGATGGAGAGTCGATTGCATTCGTTAGCGACGAAGGCGAAATCATCATCAGGGGCGGCGCGCTCAATCAGATGGGGACGCTCAACAAGGCATGGGATGGTGCGGCGATGCTGATGCTGGACCGCTGCGACGGTGTGAGCGTCGTCGTGTGCAATCCGCGCGTAACTGTGTCGTATATGGTGCAGCATCAGTTGCTCAAGAAACTTCTCGACCGCCGCGGTGACGTTATGCGCGGTTCCGGGCACTGGGCCCGCTATCTCATTGGCTACCCGGCATCGACGCAAGGCACGCGCTACACCCACCATTTGAATATGGAGTGGCGCCACTTGCCGAAATTTCACGAGCGCATGCGCGAATTGCTCGACGAGTTTGGTCGACGCGTTGACGCAGGCGCGATCGAGCGATCGACACTAGAATTCTGCGACGATGCAGTTCCGCGCTGGATCGAAATGACAAACTACACCGAATCAATGCTGCAACCTTGGGGTTATCTGCACGACATGAAGGACTTTGCCTCCAAAGCGCTCGAGATCGCGGCACGGGTGGCGGCACTGCTTCACGTGTTCTCAAAGCAGGAGGGTAAGATCTCGGTCGATACATTGAATCGTGCGATCCAGATCGTTGAATGGCATCTGCACGAGTTCAAGCGGATTTTCTCGCCCACAATAGTTCCACAGGAGCATCGGGACGCTCAGGTGCTTGAGCACTACTTGCTCGTAAATTACTGGTGCCACAAGTACAACTTTGCGCAGAAGAACCTGGTGTTGAAGAACGGTCCGATTCGACCCGCGTCACGACTGGATGCGGCGCTAGAGTGTCTGATCGCGATGGGACGTGTGTGGATCGGCGTCGGATCGAAGCGAGAGCGCTACATCAACCTCAATCGAGGGTACTTCGGCTCGTTGGGCGCCGCGCTAGCATACTAG
- a CDS encoding MobA/MobL family protein codes for MASFHHTIKSGKKGSAANHATYITRQGKYSERDDLVCAGCGNLPRWAQGNPAAFWRAGDRHERANGAVYREHEIALPAELTRKQQEELVEDLVESLVGDKPYQFAVHAPNSALEGASNTHLHLMFSDRMHDGIERSPQQTFSRYNAQNPEQGGCRKDSGGRNRLALRDEVIDIRRRCAEIQNAALERHGHTTRVDHRTLKQQGIDRPPERHLGPTRISNMSSEDKAQYIKHRKGRASERV; via the coding sequence ATGGCAAGCTTTCATCACACGATCAAGAGCGGCAAGAAAGGGAGTGCTGCAAACCACGCTACCTACATCACTCGGCAGGGCAAGTACAGTGAACGTGACGATCTCGTCTGCGCTGGCTGCGGCAACTTGCCAAGGTGGGCGCAGGGCAATCCGGCTGCTTTCTGGAGGGCGGGAGACAGGCATGAGCGTGCGAATGGCGCTGTCTACCGCGAGCACGAAATCGCGCTGCCTGCCGAGCTGACACGCAAGCAACAAGAAGAACTCGTCGAGGATCTCGTCGAATCGCTCGTTGGCGACAAGCCGTATCAGTTTGCGGTGCACGCACCGAACTCGGCACTCGAAGGCGCTTCAAATACGCATCTGCATCTGATGTTCTCCGATCGCATGCACGACGGTATTGAACGTTCTCCGCAACAGACATTCAGCCGCTACAACGCGCAGAATCCTGAACAAGGAGGTTGCAGAAAGGATAGCGGCGGCAGAAACCGGCTCGCGTTGCGCGATGAAGTCATTGACATTCGCAGAAGGTGCGCCGAGATACAAAATGCAGCGCTGGAGAGGCATGGCCATACCACCCGTGTTGATCACCGCACACTCAAGCAGCAAGGCATCGACCGCCCACCAGAGCGCCATCTCGGCCCGACGCGTATCAGCAATATGTCAAGCGAAGACAAGGCACAGTACATAAAGCATCGTAAAGGCCGAGCCTCCGAGAGGGTATGA
- a CDS encoding phage capsid protein — translation MLKGLAITPPIVGRITIGHIVENNGKRLPEKDDQFTLTSQMQNASGWLLHPLNEMLRKAIPGKLRSIPVRMLFNDPDLNLRAEYSLFDRKSGRPVCVGDGEICRRFTDGGIATLGCPTPESCEFGEVSGCKPYGRLTVTIGDEDELGSFIFRTTSYNSIRTLSARLQYFNAVSGGLLACLPLELKLRGKSTTQSYRSAIYYVDLGVRTGSNLEEAIGQARELDGRRRMAGFDQAALDAAARAGFANGAFEESAEESAAVAEEFYLGAESCDGTSEGSSGDGTKTRDAIDSSETNGKQGKPTLRDKLDRRAALLGGTAA, via the coding sequence ATGCTCAAAGGTCTGGCGATCACACCACCCATTGTCGGCCGCATCACGATCGGCCATATCGTCGAAAACAACGGCAAACGTCTACCGGAGAAAGACGACCAGTTCACCCTCACCAGTCAGATGCAGAATGCGAGCGGATGGCTACTGCATCCGCTCAACGAAATGTTGCGAAAGGCAATCCCGGGCAAGCTGCGTTCAATTCCGGTAAGGATGCTGTTCAATGATCCGGATCTAAACCTGCGTGCCGAATACAGTCTGTTCGATCGTAAAAGCGGTCGCCCCGTATGTGTCGGCGACGGCGAAATCTGCCGGCGCTTTACGGACGGTGGCATTGCGACCCTAGGCTGTCCGACGCCCGAAAGCTGCGAGTTCGGGGAGGTGAGTGGGTGCAAGCCCTACGGACGCCTCACTGTCACGATCGGCGATGAAGATGAACTGGGCTCTTTCATCTTCCGCACGACTTCGTACAATTCTATCCGCACGCTCTCGGCACGGTTGCAGTATTTCAATGCCGTGTCGGGTGGATTGCTTGCCTGCCTGCCGCTCGAACTGAAGCTTCGTGGGAAGTCGACCACACAAAGTTACCGTTCGGCGATCTACTACGTCGATCTGGGTGTGAGAACTGGCAGCAATCTAGAAGAAGCCATCGGGCAAGCGCGGGAGCTTGATGGGCGCCGCCGCATGGCCGGCTTCGATCAGGCTGCGCTCGATGCGGCAGCGCGTGCAGGCTTCGCTAATGGCGCATTCGAAGAGAGTGCCGAGGAAAGCGCTGCTGTAGCGGAAGAGTTCTATCTCGGGGCTGAATCCTGCGACGGGACCAGTGAAGGCAGTTCCGGCGACGGGACGAAGACACGGGACGCCATTGATTCGTCGGAGACAAACGGGAAACAGGGGAAACCGACGCTGCGTGACAAGCTTGACAGGCGCGCGGCCCTGCTGGGAGGAACGGCGGCATGA